One Cucumis sativus cultivar 9930 chromosome 1, Cucumber_9930_V3, whole genome shotgun sequence DNA segment encodes these proteins:
- the LOC116404036 gene encoding uncharacterized protein LOC116404036, whose product MVMEVLSCMLNRPPQDFQFHQFCEKVNLTHLTFADDLTIFCAAHESSLSFIKETIQRFGELSRLFANLGKSSIFIVGINSAEASHLAAKMGFTIGHLPVRYLGLPLLSGKLWISDCDPLIQRTIGRIWSWSASVLSFAGWFIIQQFGESVIYDATSRWDARLVDFIGLDGDWSWPSVEDRWVWILGNWVLDC is encoded by the exons ATGGTCATGGAGGTCCTCTCTTGCATGTTGAACCGTCCGCCTCAAGACTTTCAGTTCCACCAGTTTTGTGAGAAGGTCAATTTAACTCATCTTACTTTTGCAGATGATCTTACGATCTTTTGTGCTGCTCATGAGTCTTCTCTGAGCTTCATTAAAGAGACTATTCAGAGGTTTGGTGAGTTATCAAGGCTTTTTGCTAATCTTGGGAAAAGCTCTATTTTTATTGTGGGGATTAATAGTGCAGAAGCTTCTCATCTAGCTGCTAAAATGGGCTTTACCATTGGTCATCTCCCTGTtcgttatcttgggcttcctTTACTCTCAGGAAAGTTATGGATTTCTGATTGTGATCCTCTTATTCAGAGGACAATTGGTCGTATTTGGTCTTGGTCTGCTAGTGTTTTATCTTTTGCAG GGTGGTTTATCATTCAGCAGTTTGGTGAGAGTGTGATTTACGATGCGACAAGTCGGTGGGATGCTAGGCTGGTTGATTTCATTGGTTTGGATGGAGACTGGAGTTGGCCAAGTGTTGAGGATAGGTGGGTCTGGATTCTAGGTAATTGGGTTCTTGATTGCTAG